The genomic segment TCCCGTGATCCAGAGCGTTACGTGCCAGTTCGCTGGCGGCGGTAACGAGTTTTGTCTGATCCACCAGGCTGAAGCGGAGCTCAATGGCCCACTGCCTTACTTTCTGGCGGGCCAGCACTACGTCGTTCGAGTTCTTTAGCGGCTGGGTCTCACGCTTGACGATGTTCATGGTCAGTTCCATTGGCATCTTCTGCGACAGCCCCCAGCAGGAGTTCCATGCCCGCCTCGACGGTCAAAGCCGTACGCACTCCAGGCAAGGACATCCCGAGTTCGACGAGCGTGATGGCCACGGCCGGCTGCATTCCGACGACCACAGTGTCGGCGCCCAACACGCGGGACATAGCCGCAATGTTGGCCAGCATGCGGCCGATGAACGAGTCGACAATCTCGAGCGATGAGATATCGATGAGTACGCCCGTCGATCCGTATTCGGAGATGCGGTGGGTTACGTCGTCCTGGAGTTGGAGTGCGAGCTTGTCGTGCATATCGATCTGGATGGTGATCAACAGCAGCGGTCCCATGCGAAGTACGGGAATTTTCTCCATCTACTCCTCCCGCTTCGCGATCAGATGAGCCAATGGACTTAGGGGTGCGGCGGTCTGGCGCACCACAGCTCTTCCGCTGCGCTGCAGAGCCAAGGCGAACGCGTCAGACAGCTTAGCCTTGGTAATGACATCTTCAAGGTTGATGCCCAGGTGAACGATGGTCTGCGCAATCTGCGGACGCACGCCGCTGATAATGCACTCGGCCCCCATCAAGCGGGCGGCCGTGATGGTCTTGAGCAGATGCTGCGCCACGAGGGTATCCACCGTGGGTACGCCGGTGATGTCGATAATGGCGTACTTGGAGTTGGTAGCAACCACCGTTTGCAGGAGGTTCTCCATCACCACCTGAGTGCGCGAGCTATCCAGCGTGCCGATGATGGGAAGGGCCAGGATGCCGTCCCAGAGTTTGACCACCGGGGTCGACAGCTCCAGAAGTTCCTGTTGCTGCCGGGAGATCAGTTCCTCCCTTGTGTCCATGAACGCTTCGGTAGTGATCAGGGCCAAGCGGTCGAGCAGTTCGGTCGCGGTCCAAAGGGCGGCGAACATGCGGTCCTGGTCGCCCTTGAACTTCTTACGGATTTCAGCAAAGAGCGGCTGTTTGAGGGAGAGGACGAAGGTGGTAACTTCGACCGGAGAAAAGCCCTGCCGCGCGCGGGAGGCGGAAATTTCCTTGAGAAGCGCCCGGGCGGTATCCCATCCGCCTGCGCTGATGTCGGTGGGCCCGCTTGTCCTGACCCCTTCCACGATGGCATTGAGAATATCGCGGGTCTGCTCTTCAAGCTCTGCCTTGCTGATTACGCCAGCGCGTTCAATGACCTTGGCCAACTCGGAAAGCCATTGCTTCCGAATGGGCTCCGCACTCTCAGAAATGATCTCCGCGAGATCGTTCATTGCCTGCTCCTTGGGATGAATATGCGGGTGGGGAATTGAACCTGGAGAACTAGCAGATGGCGAGCGGAAGGGTCCTCAACCAGATCCCTCTCCAGGGATTGGATTGCAATTAGCGTATCAGTTGTTGCAGCTTTTCGCGGAACACTTCCATGCCCTCCCACTTGGACACATAGGAGGATATGTTGAAGAGCTCGCAGAGCTCACGATGTTCGTCAAGGACTGACCAAATCAGGATGGGAATCGCGGACAGGCGAGGCGTACTGTGCCACTTGCGGAGCAACTCGAATCCGCTGTCTACGCCTAGATCCAGGTCAAGAACGATGGTGTCCGGAAGGGTGGTCTTGCCGGCAAGCCCCTCTTCAAGCAGCGCAGAGGCCGCGGGCACGGAATTGCGCGTGTGGATCTTGTCAAAGCCCAACGACTCCGCAACTGCCGCGGCTTTCTTCAAGTCTCCCGACGCATCGTCGATGAGAAGCAATTCCCGCATACTAGAACACCCTTGATGGCCCATTGTGCCGGAGTAGTGTAATTGCCGAGCCTGGAAAGCGCAAAACCGATGCTGCTCGGTCGATTCCACCGCGCCACTCGCCCGCCTATGTGGTCAAAGAGCCAAACGATGCCATCAAATTTCTCTCCGGTTCTGCGGATGTCAAGGCTTGGTGGAAGTGTAGCCGATCCGGGCCAGGTCAGCCTTCGAATTCGTGCAGGCTTTGCGGGGTTAGCGGACCATACCACTACTGCGCGAAGGTGCTGAGAAAGCTGGGTTCCGAGAATACGTGTAGCTGTTGCAGGCCTCAAGCAAATGCTCAGGTCGACGGGCGTCAAGGCAAACCGATGGATCGCAATCCAGTTCCAGTCTGGTCGGATATGCCAAATGCGCATGAGGCATACGGAGTAATCTTTCTCGTACCGGAGACTTATCGAATGTTCTTCGCCTTGCTGAAGGATTCTACGGGGCTGGCCAGAAGCGTGCGCGGGCGGCGCGTGGCGGCCCTCGCTGTCCCTTTCATTTTTCTGTCTGGGTTTCGGATTACGACGTCTGCGGCGCAGGTGCTTACCGCCATCCGCATCGATGCCAGTCAGCCGTATAGCGAACCCGGAGCGGCGCGTTATGAGGGCGGCACGTCGAAATCGGTCTCCGGCAGCACCCTGGCTGTGAATAGCCGCTACTTTGTGCGCGACGGCAAGCCCTGGCTGCCGGTGGTGGGGGAATTCCACTATGCGCGCTACCCGGAATCGCGCTGGGAAGAGGAGATCCTGAAGATGAAGGCGGGCGGCATTGATGTGGTTGCCAGCTACGTCTTCTGGATCCACCACGAAGAGATCGAGGGCCAGTTTGACTGGCAGGGGCAGCGCGACCTGCGCCGCTTCGTGCAGCTCTGCGCTAAGCACGGAATGTATGTCGAGCTGCGCATCGGGCCATGGGATCACGGCGAAGTGCGCAACGGGGGCTTTCCCGATTGGCTACTCAAGAAGCAGCTTAAGACGCGCGTCAACGACCCGGTGTATCTCTCGTACGTTCGCAGGTGGTATGGGCAGATCGCCCAGCAGGTGCGAGGGCTTATGTGGAAGGACGGCGGCCCGATCATCGGGATTCAACTGGAGAATGAATATAGTCAGCGCGGACCCGGGGCCGGCGAAGCGCACATTCTCGAACTCAAGAAACTCGCCGTTGCTGCTGGCTTTGATGTTCCTTACTATTTCGTGACCGGGTGGGATCAGGCCGTTGTGCCGCATGACGCGGTTATCCCGGTTTATGGGGGCTATCCTGATGCGCCGTGGGATGCCTCAACCGCGAAGCTTCCACCCTCTGAAGTTTATGCATTCCGATTTCATAGCCGTGTCGCCTCCAACATGGGCGTGATCGGCGGGGCGTCAGCGGCAGTTGAGGACACTTCAGCACAGGCTCCGCTGCCTTATCTCACGGCGGAGATTGGGGGTGGCTTGCAGAATACATATCACCGCCGTCTCGTGGTGCATCCGGACGACATTGCAGCCATGTTTCCGGTGATGCTGGGTTCCGGTGTGAATCTGTACGGCACGTATATGTTTCAGGGCGGCGAGAATCCAGAAGGCAAGCTCTCGACCCTGCAGGAGTCGCAGGCCACCGGTTATCCGAACGATGTGCCCATCAAGTCCTACGACTTTCAGGCGCCGCTGGGCGAGTTCGGGCGGGAGCGTGAGTCGTTCCGCAAGATGAAAGTGTTCCAGTACTTCCTCAACGACTTCGGCGACTACCTCGCACCGATGATGGTTCACGCGCCCGACCAGCAACCGGCGAATCCGTCTGACCTCTCAGTGCCGCGCGCTTCCTTGCGATCGCGGGGAGACTCGGGATTCATCTTCTTCAACAACTACGTGCGCAATTACGAGACCCCGGCGCGGTCCGCAGCGCAATTTGAAGTTCGTCTTCCCCATGGAACAGTGCGCGTGCCGAGCCGTCCAGTCGACATTCCTGCGGGCGCTTACTTCATCTGGCCCTTCAACCTGCATGCAGGCGGAGTCAACATCCGGTACAGCACCGCGCAGCTGTTCACGCGCATCGCGGGCGATGGAGGCGACACTCTCTACTTTGCAGCGATTCCTGGCATTCCCGTGGAGTTCGCGTTTGATTCGGATACGGTTGGATCTCTGCAGTCCTCCAGCGGCAAAACCAGCCACGATGCGGGTCTGGTAACGGTGAGCGAATTGCGGCCAGGGGTCGATTCGTTCGTCGACGTGACGGGCTCGAAGGGCGGCAAAGTCCACCTTGTGGTTCTAACAGGACGCGAAGCGGAAGATGCGTGGAAGGTTCAGTTCGCGTCCAAGTCTGGCGGCGGTCGCGTAAGCGATCACTTGCTCATCACGGCAGATGACTTTTTCGTCGACCAGGACGGCGGGAAGCAGCGTGTTGTTCTCCGTTCTCGCGGAGAGTCGAATTTCGCATTCACCATCACGCCGCCTCTGACCCTGGCTCCGCATGGCAACGTGCCATTGGTTCAGGCGGACGCTACGGCGCGGATGGTTCGCTTTACGGCCGATGCAGGGGAGCGGGACCTGGAGCTAAAGTACCGGTTGGTTAAGCCCGCTGGCGACGCGCCACCGGTGAAGCTAGGCCCTGCGCCTGCCTGGCGGCCGCAGGGCGTGGCCATGGCACCCGGGATCGCCGAACCGCCGTACGCTGCGCGCTGGTCCATCGAGCTTCCGCCGAATGTCTTCAACGGCCCGAGCGACGTTTTCTTGCAGGTAGAGTATCAGGGAGATTTAGCTCGTTTTACCGCGGGCGACAGGCTACTTACAGATAACTTTTACGATGGCCAGACGTGGTCCATAGGCCTGCGTAGATTCCTGGAATTGAAAGACGGTTCATTCGGACTGACAATTGTGCCGTTGCGGCGCGATGCTCCCGTCTACTTCGAGTTCCAGGAGGCTCCCGCTTTCGGAGCAAACGGCCAGGCGGCCGTGTTGCAGAGCTTGCGCCTTGTGCCTGAGTACGAGCTTGTGCTCACCGGCGGCGATAATCAATCGGCAGGCCGTAGTCGTCGCGCTGCGCCGAGTCCTTGAGTGCGCGGCTTGCGCGTACGGCGCTTTGTTCAGCTTCTGCTCGCCTCATCCAGGTACTCAACTGTGATAGCAGAGAAGCCGTTGGGCCGCACCAGGTCCACGACGACTTTCCTGATGGACTTCACGGACGAGCTGAATTCAAGTGTGTGCGA from the Occallatibacter riparius genome contains:
- a CDS encoding STAS domain-containing protein, with the translated sequence MEKIPVLRMGPLLLITIQIDMHDKLALQLQDDVTHRISEYGSTGVLIDISSLEIVDSFIGRMLANIAAMSRVLGADTVVVGMQPAVAITLVELGMSLPGVRTALTVEAGMELLLGAVAEDANGTDHEHRQA
- a CDS encoding STAS domain-containing protein, which produces MNDLAEIISESAEPIRKQWLSELAKVIERAGVISKAELEEQTRDILNAIVEGVRTSGPTDISAGGWDTARALLKEISASRARQGFSPVEVTTFVLSLKQPLFAEIRKKFKGDQDRMFAALWTATELLDRLALITTEAFMDTREELISRQQQELLELSTPVVKLWDGILALPIIGTLDSSRTQVVMENLLQTVVATNSKYAIIDITGVPTVDTLVAQHLLKTITAARLMGAECIISGVRPQIAQTIVHLGINLEDVITKAKLSDAFALALQRSGRAVVRQTAAPLSPLAHLIAKREE
- a CDS encoding response regulator codes for the protein MRELLLIDDASGDLKKAAAVAESLGFDKIHTRNSVPAASALLEEGLAGKTTLPDTIVLDLDLGVDSGFELLRKWHSTPRLSAIPILIWSVLDEHRELCELFNISSYVSKWEGMEVFREKLQQLIR
- a CDS encoding beta-galactosidase, translated to MFFALLKDSTGLARSVRGRRVAALAVPFIFLSGFRITTSAAQVLTAIRIDASQPYSEPGAARYEGGTSKSVSGSTLAVNSRYFVRDGKPWLPVVGEFHYARYPESRWEEEILKMKAGGIDVVASYVFWIHHEEIEGQFDWQGQRDLRRFVQLCAKHGMYVELRIGPWDHGEVRNGGFPDWLLKKQLKTRVNDPVYLSYVRRWYGQIAQQVRGLMWKDGGPIIGIQLENEYSQRGPGAGEAHILELKKLAVAAGFDVPYYFVTGWDQAVVPHDAVIPVYGGYPDAPWDASTAKLPPSEVYAFRFHSRVASNMGVIGGASAAVEDTSAQAPLPYLTAEIGGGLQNTYHRRLVVHPDDIAAMFPVMLGSGVNLYGTYMFQGGENPEGKLSTLQESQATGYPNDVPIKSYDFQAPLGEFGRERESFRKMKVFQYFLNDFGDYLAPMMVHAPDQQPANPSDLSVPRASLRSRGDSGFIFFNNYVRNYETPARSAAQFEVRLPHGTVRVPSRPVDIPAGAYFIWPFNLHAGGVNIRYSTAQLFTRIAGDGGDTLYFAAIPGIPVEFAFDSDTVGSLQSSSGKTSHDAGLVTVSELRPGVDSFVDVTGSKGGKVHLVVLTGREAEDAWKVQFASKSGGGRVSDHLLITADDFFVDQDGGKQRVVLRSRGESNFAFTITPPLTLAPHGNVPLVQADATARMVRFTADAGERDLELKYRLVKPAGDAPPVKLGPAPAWRPQGVAMAPGIAEPPYAARWSIELPPNVFNGPSDVFLQVEYQGDLARFTAGDRLLTDNFYDGQTWSIGLRRFLELKDGSFGLTIVPLRRDAPVYFEFQEAPAFGANGQAAVLQSLRLVPEYELVLTGGDNQSAGRSRRAAPSP